The genomic interval GTTGAAAAAAATCAAGGTGGTCACGCACCGCAGCGTTTTCCACGAGTTCGGGCATGCGCCCATCCGCTTCGGGAATGTCATATCCGTAGGCTTTCAACGTTTCCAGCCCCCCGTTGAGCAGCCATACGTTCAAATAGCGCTCACGTTCCCCGCGAAACGATTGTTCCATCATTTCGTCGTGATTGCCTTTGAGCACAATCGCTCCTTCCTTGTGAAGCGCGATCACTTTTTCCACGGTTCGTTTGGAATCGGGTCCGCGGTCGACGTAATCGCCGAGCAAAATCAATTGATCTTTCTCCCGGTCGTAACCGGTTTTCTGCAATAGTCGTTCCAATTTGTCGGCTTCGCCGTGAACGTCGCTGACGGCGAGAACTCTTTTCTCCATGTCGGCTTCCTTTCGGAAAATGATTGATCCATACGAGCATTGTACACGAAATCTTCGGAAATCATGAGCTTTTTTGCAAGAAAATCCTCCCTCACATACAAGTTTTTTCGACGGCGGTGGAAGGATAAGGAACTCCGACGTGGAATCCATAAGGTTGAGGAGGGAAGCGATGAGATTTCGATGGATGGTTCCGATAGGGGTCAGTCTCGCCATCCTTTCAGGGTGCAGCGGCGGCGGGAATGGCACTGACGAGAACGGGAAGAACGAACCGGGAATCCGTGAAACCGGTGAACCGCAACATGAGAAACATGAGAAACCGATGCAAAATCAAGCGCGGTACGGACCGGCGAAACCGCATTACGAGATGAAGTTGCGATACGATGCCGACAAGCATCGAATCAGCGGAGACATGCGCGTACAACTCACGAATCAGTTGAATCGCCCGTTGAATAAAATTTACTTTAATCTGTGGCCGAACGCAGACGTTTTCGGCGAGGAAGGCGGCATCGAAATTTCCGGTGTGAAAGTAAACGGGAAGACTGCCGATTTCAACGTCGACAAGACGAAACTG from Bacillales bacterium carries:
- a CDS encoding metallophosphoesterase family protein, whose translation is MEKRVLAVSDVHGEADKLERLLQKTGYDREKDQLILLGDYVDRGPDSKRTVEKVIALHKEGAIVLKGNHDEMMEQSFRGERERYLNVWLLNGGLETLKAYGYDIPEADGRMPELVENAAVRDHLDFFQQLPLVYTTEDYIFAHAGVDPDKPLDACDANVLLWIRDRFHAGYKGDKTVVFGHTPTSTFHDSCDVYFGDNNIIGIDGGCVFGGRLNALELPSRKVYFVE